DNA from Vibrio gazogenes:
ACAACGACAAGTCACCGGTTTGCAGTCTCACCACCAGTTTGTTGGCGTGAATACCGTCAACCATCAGTTGAATGATTTGCTGTAAATGTAAGGCTGCACTGTCATGGCATTCCGCTTCCGGCTTGCAGTAATCCAGTAAGGCCGGATTGATCAGCGAACCGGCATAAATCACCACATCCGCCTGTTGCAGCAAGCGATACCCTTTCAGGGTCATCAGCTCCGGGTCTCCGGGTCCGGCACCTACAAAATAGACTTTGCTTTTATCCAGTGTCTCCGTCATTGTGCGCTCCCTTCAGTACACTTGGTACACGACATCACAAACGTGGGGTTATTGGGTTTGAAATAGTAACTGCTGCCCAACGGGGTCATCGGGGACACCATGATTTGGGTACAGTCCAGATCCCGGATCGGGCCGTGTTTCAGGTGCTCTAACGCCTGATGCAGATTGTCTTGCAGAATAAATGTCATCACTAACCGGCCATGTTCCGTCAAATGAGCCAGAGCCCAGTCAATGATCGCCGTGAGGTTACCGCCACTGCCGCCGATAAATATCGCATCCGCGCCTCCCGTCAGATCACAAGGGGCAACAGCCTCAATCAGCGCAATCCGCTCGACGGCGTGGTGCTTGATGTTTTGCCGCATGATCGCCAGCGCCCGGGCATTCTTCTCAATCGCGGTAACGGCCAACTCAGGAAAACGCAGGGCTGCTTCAATCGCAACACTTCCGGTTCCCGCCCCGACATCAATCAACCGCTGCGCCCGACCGAGTTCTAATCGGTCAAGCACGACAGCGCGGACTTCCTGCTTGGTCATCGGCACTTTGTCGGCTCTCAGAAATTCGCTATCTTTCATCTGTGTCTCTTTCGTTCAGTACCTTTGTTCCGTTACATTTATTCAGGGGATTCATTGAGCACAATGACCACATTCATGTCATATGACCGCTGCACCTGTTCTGCCCGAAGCATCGAAATCCGTTGATTGGCGTAGCCCAGATTTTCACCAATAATAAAGGTCCGCTTCAGTTGCCGGATAAGCGCTTGCTGGGCAATGCGATACGGCCCGAGATATTGATCCGTCACCAATGCAACCTTGTCGTGTGCAAACAGAAAATCGAAGTCCGGTGACTGACCATGACTACTGGTGATATACAGCTCGTTCATATCCATGCCGATTTCAGCAAACAACATCTGAATCGAACTGATACCGGGAATGACTTGCCGCTGAGCGGGCGGAAAATGCTGGCAGATACGTTTACCGATCCCAAACAACATCGGGTCGCCCGATGCCAACACCACCACCTGACGGGATGAAATCTCAGCCAGAAATTGCATGGCTTGGTCGATACTGCCCGACATTGCTATTTTTTCGCCCTGAAAATCAGGGAACAGCTGCAATAATCTCGGCCAGCCGACCAACACCTCTGCACGGTCAATGAGCTGACGCGCAGCCAGCGTGAGCATGTCATCTTTACCGGGGCCGATACCAACCACATAAATCATTGGTAATCCTCCAAAATTGTGTCAATCGGACGATGACAGCCTAAGATCTGATTGTCATAAGAAAACAGCACTACATCGCAACAAAACGGGTGACTGGCATAACGCAGCATGTCCGCAACCCGCGTACAGATCCGCTGCGCCAGCGCGGTATATACGGCCTGATAGCCATGCTGTTCAATCAGTACCAGTGCTTCTTCTGTGGTCAGGCAAGCATAAACTTGTTGCAGCAATGCATTCGGGGCCCCCAGCAATGCCAAATGGGTAACCAGCGTTTCCAGCCGCGCATCGGCAACATGCGAATGGGTATGAAAAACACCGGCAGCAATCTTAATCAGTTTGCCGATATGCCCGACCAGTAGAACCTGCTCGAACTCAAGACGACTGGCCTCTTGCAACATGTAGCCGACAAAATTACTCATGGTGACGACCATCTCGTGATTCAGATGCAACTGTTGACGCACAAACCGTTCGCCATGGTTGCCCGGGACGAGAATAACCCGGCGGTGACCTTGGGCTTTTTTCTGTTCCAGTTCAATGGCTAACGAGCGTTTCCAGCTCTCCTCAGACATTGGCGTCACAATGCCGGATGTCCCGATAATCGAAATCCCATTTTCAATGCCCAGCTTGGCATTGTAGGTTTGTTTGGCTCGCTCAATACCTTCCGGTGCGAAAATCTCAACCGTGACGCCTTGGTTCGGCCCGATAACCTCACGCACCGCTTGTTCAATCGTATGGCGCGGGGTTTTATTGATGGCCGCTGCACCGACCGGCAAACCAACGCCTTGCCGTGTGACGATGCCGATGCCTTCGCCTCCCGTAATATCAATCGATGTGCCGGAATTGCGTGTCACTCGGGCAAAAATCAACATGCCATGCGTCGCATCGACATCATCCCCGCCATCTTTGCGAATCGCAGCGACAGCCTGAAACTGCGCGACAGTCGCAGCTTCAACACTCAGATGCAGTGGAACACCGGACGGTGTCACAATCGAAACTTGATCAATACGTTGTTGACGCAGCAGCATCAGTGCCGCGACTTTCGCAGCCGCAGTCGCACACGAGCCGGTGGTATAGCCTTTGCGATATGCTTTACCGCGATGCCAGACCAGATCCTGAGCCGTCGATTCAGTCATCGTCCCTCCTGCATGTCATACAGCACCGCGTTAACAATCGCGGCGGCAACATTACTGCCGCCTTTGCGCCCCAGCGCGGTAATAAAAGGGAAATCACTGTCATACAGGGCTTGTTTTGATTCAGCCGCACCGACAAACCCCACCGGAACGCCGATGGTGACAGGCCGCTTTGCTCCGGCACTTTGCAGTAACTGAAACAAAGCCGTCGGGGCGTTGCCGAAGACAAACACCGCATCGTCACTTTCAGCCAACGCCTTTTCTACCGCAACCATTGACCGGGTTTTACCCTGTGCCTTGGCTATCGCAGCGACATCCGGATCGGCAATATAACAGCGCACTTCACAGCCGAATTGACGGAGCAGTGATTTATTCATCCCGGCGAGCACCATGGTGGTGTCGGTATAACACACACACCCAGCCGCAATCTGAGCTTGCAGCCCGGTCAGAACCGTTGGCGAGAATTTTAAGATCTCCAGCCAGTCAAAATCGGCGGTGGTGTGGATCGCCCGGGTAATGATTTTTTGCTCAAGCGGATGGCGGAAACGATAGGTCGGAAAGTCGGTCTGGATGATTTGATCAATGATCTCGAAACTGGTCGATTCGATTTGCTGCGGCTGTTGAATAAAAGATTGCGGTTGCTGACTTGTTGTCTGGCATCGGTTTGGGTTCGCTTTCATAGACCACCAATCACTGTTTAACTGAGAAAGGTTCAACCAAGACCGGTTTAACCAAGTTCTGTTCTACTGGTGAATTGCGGGTATAAAGCAACCGCCCCCAAATCGACGATTTGAAGACTGCACCCTACTCGCTTCCCACCGAAGGAGTTACGGAATTGCTTTGACTCGTCTTCTGACTTAGCTTCAACCTTCCTGATCCCTTCCCGTTTGCACAGTGGTTTAATCAGGTCGTCAGCATTACAGCAACGGGGGCTGTGGAGGAATTTCACCTCACTTCCGGCCGTCTCCAAGTCACCTCAATATGTTGCGATTCATTCATATCAAACGCTTGCAAAGCGTCATGTTAAGAGGTGTTGGATAACGGATTCGCATCAAAGCAATGATGTTTATTCGTATCAACACCCTGACATAACAACGCCAGATTACATTGATAATCATCAATTTATCGTCACATAACCAAAGCAATGCTGATTCCTCAGCAGTCCATCACCTTCCCAAAAAATATTCATTGCTGGCATATAACCCCCTTCTGGATCAACGATCTTTTCTGACGGGCAGTGTTCAATAAGCGAAGTGTTCAATAAGCGAAGTGTTCAATAAGCGAAATGCTCAATAAACGAATCGTTTAATCAGCGTTACGGTCACTCCGACCAATGAATCAATATGAGGTAAGACGATGAAAGGCAAAGTATGGTTGGTAGGTGCCGGGCCGGGCGATCCGACATTGCTGACCGTGAAAGCACTTTACTGTATCCGTCAGGCAGAAGTGATCGTCTATGACCGTTTGGTCAGCGATGAAATTTTGCAGGAAGCACCACCCCACTGCAAAATGATCAATGTCGGCAAATTGCCTAATTATCATCCCATTCCTCAGGATGATATCAATGACTGTCTGATCCAGTTTGCGTTGCAGGGGCACAATGTGGTGCGTTTGAAAGGTGGTGATCCTTACGTGTTCGGCCGCGGCGGCGAAGAAGCCGAAGCACTGGCCGCATTCGATATTGCATTTGAAGTGATTCCCGGTATCAGTTCAGCGATTGGCGGACTCGCCTATGCAGGAATTCCGGTCACACATCGTGACTGTGCGTCGTCTTTTCATGTGGTCACCGGCCATTTGCAACAGGGGAAAGATCCGCTCGACTGGACACAGTTTTCCAGACTGGACGGAACGCTGGTGATTCTCATGGGCATGAGCCAAATCAAGCATATCTGTCAACAACTGATGGATGGCGGTAAACCGGTCAGTACCCCGGCGGCTGTGGTTCGTTATGCCAGCCGGGACAATCAGCAAGTGGTCACCGGCACTGTTGCCAATATTGCCCAGCGTGTCGCAGAAGCTCAGATCAAATCTCCCGCATTGATTGTCATTGGCGGTGTTGCGGCAAAACATACCACGCTTTCGTTTCAGACAACTTGTCGCCATATCAGTGAGTTAGAAGCGTTCATGGCGTCGTCGTGGTGAGAACAACCGGCCTTCAAACCGTTAACGGACATGCAATACTGTTAACGGTCAGATAAGCCTGCCCCTGATAGCGGTTGAGGGTGAGATGTGTGACGCTCTGATTCGCAATCGCCAGTCCGGTGTACCAGCGCGGATTCTGCCAGTCCAGCCCCAGCACATGTGCGAGGATAAAACGAATCGGACCGCCATGCGTAATAATCAAACTATCATGCTGGCATTGTTCAATCAGGGCTTCCCACGCTTCGGTCACGCGTGCTACACCGTGAGCCAATGACTCAGCCTCCGGCAGGGGCGCATGTGCCGGATCCATCCAAAACTTTTCTAAGGTCTCCCATTCGTTTTGCAACGCATCGAACGGCACCCCATCAAACCGACCGAAATTCTGCTCTTTGAACCGTTCATCCACGGTTAAATGCAGCGCCGGATCCAATGCCGTTAATTGTTCTGCCAGATAGCGGCACCGGGTTAAAGGCGAGGTATAGATGGTCTGAAACTGATAATCGGTCAGTAAAGCACGCGCCATCGTTTGTTGAGTCACTTCATCGACACCGACATCCGTATGCCCGTTCAGTGCTGGCTTCCCCTCGGTTTTCCCATGTCGCAGCAAATATAAGTGAATCATCTCATGTCCTTTGATATCCGATTCACTCAGCATATCAATTTCTGTAAAAAGCGCTCAACTATTTTGAAGATGCGCACACTGAAGCCGAACGATGGCTGCATCATCCGGTAAGCTGCTGTTGTTTCAAGGTACTGTTGTTTCAAGATGCTGTGGTTTCAGGAGACTTTGGTTTCAGGATCCTTATGCCCTTTAGCATCGATTCACGCCTCTCATCCCCGAATCAGTGACAGCTCTCACACAATAAACGGTTGATGCAATTCTACGCCTGTCGAATTCCTCCCCATCATCTGCAGCCGTGGATGAGCTCTCCGCTATGATTTGTTTCTATGATAGGTGTTGTTGATGTGTTGCTGCGTGAATATGAAAACCCTTGAGTGACACGTTAACGAAACCAAACACATGTTGATGGAACAATGAACACCAATTGGAATGGTTAGGACGAGAATATGAATCACAAACTATTAACCGGAATAATGCTATGCGGCAGCCTGTGGGGGCTATCGCCAGTGTACGCACAGGACGCGCCCAAAACGACTTTTGTTCATTTATTTGAATGGCACTGGTCAGATATTGCGACGGAGTGTGAAGATTTTTTGGGGCCAAAAGGGTTCGCGGCCGTCCAGATTTCGCCACCGCAGAAAAGTATCGATAACGCGGCGTGGTGGTCTCGCTATCAGCCGATGAGCTATCAGTTCGACAGTCGTAGTGGCAATCGCGAACAGTTCAAAGATATGGTGAGCCGGTGTAAAGCGGCTGGTGTCGATATCTATCTGGATGCGGTTATCAATCATATGGCAGCGTTAAATCGGAGTTTCCCCGATGTCCCTTATGGCCCCAACGATTTTCATAACTGCACGGACAATATTAATTACAGCAATCGCTGGCAAGTGCAAAACTGTGACTTGGTGGGGCTGAACGACTTAAAAACCGAATCAGACTATGTGCGACAGAAAATCGCGGACTATATGAATGATGCCATCAGTATGGGCGTTGCCGGTTTCAGAATTGATGCGGCCAAACATATTCCGGCAGCCGATATTGCTGCGATAAAAAGTAAACTCAACGGCAATCCATACATCTTTCAGGAAGTCATCGGTGCTGGCGGCGAACCGATCCAACCTTCAGAATATGTTGGCAATGGCGATGTCACGGAATTTAACTTTGCCCGCACTCTCGGCAGTAAATTTAAAAACGGTCACATCAATGAGTTAAAAGAATTAAATCACTGGAGCGGCTGGCTCCCCAGCGATGATGCGGTTGTCTTCGTCACCAATCATGATGATGAACGCACCAATGCCAGCAATGAACTGACCTATAAAGATCAGGGCAATTTATACATGCTCGGCAATGTCTTCATGCTGGCCTACCCTTACGGCTATCCGAAAATCATGTCCGGTTATCAATTTAACCACAGCGATGATGCACCGCCGGCAACGGGAGTCCATTCAGGCAATGCCTGTCGTTTTAATGGTGGCGACTGGATCTGTACCCATCAATGGCGCGGCGTCGCAAACATGGTGGCCTTCCGCAACGAGACCGCATCACAGCAGCAAGTCACTCACTGGTGGGATAACGGTAGTAATCAAATCGCATTCGGCCGTGGCGGACTGGGATTTGTCGTGATTAACCGCAGTGATACCGCGGCATTAGACAAAACCCTGAGCACCGGCATGCCTGAAGGGGACTACTGTGACATTATTTCCGGTAATTTCGATTCGGGTCGTCGGGCGTGCAGCGGCAATATCATTCATGTCGATAGTCAGGGCAACGCCACATTTCATGTATCTTTACAAAATGCTGCGGCAATTCACGTCGGTGCTAAAATCTCAGGCGGAACCACGCCCCAACCAAACGAGCCGGTTCCTGCAACAGCCGTGAGTGAGCATGCAATCTGCTACTACGATAAAAACACCACCTTTAACCAACCATCTCTGTACTATTGGCATGTCGAGCCAAGCGATGCATTGGCAGCGACAAGCTGGCCCGGCGTCGCGATGGCGAAAAATGGTGACTTTGCTTGTTTTGAGCCCGCGACCCAGCTGACAACACTGAATGTAATTTTCTCGGACCAAGGCGCCTCGCAAACGGCCGATTTCACCACGCAATCCGGTACTTGTTACTTCAACGGCGACTGGAAGTCACTGCGTGAGTGTGGCTTTTCACTCAAACCGGGAGAGGGTGGCAATCCGACGGTGCAAAACAACAAAGTGTGTTATGACAACCAGCAAAATTTTGCTCAGCCTTATCTCTATTTCTGGAATGTTGAGGCCACCGCTCCGGTCAATACCGTCTCATGGCCGGGCGTGGCCATGACCGCGGAAAACAACAGCTATTGCTATGATTTCCATCAGACGTTGTCTTCACTGAATGTAATTTTCAGTGACAATGGCAGCCGCCAAACCGCTGATCTATCGGCAACACCGCCAAAGCTCTGTTATAAGGACAATAAGTGGCATGAGATGAGTGCGTGTAGTTCTGAGTAAGAAATAAAATCGGGGGTGGAGGCTGGGGAAATAAACATTGAGGAGCAGTGATTTGGTACGCGATTACTTTTGCCGGGCGTTGCGGATCTGCTTCCTCGCCTTGATAGCTAGGGGCTGTATATGTATATGGGCTAGGTTTCATCGCACTGACTCGGATATCAGCCAGCAACTCACCGTCAGATTCATCGGCCTGTTGATACTTTATTTGTATGTGATTTACTTATATTTTTAATGCCTAAATCAGGTGCACCATAGGCGTCACCTGGATTTTTTCGTTAGCTTACGGTTGCTATATGGTTAAGCCAATCTGATGATGTGTGTAGATCGTCACCTTCATACCACAGCATACCAATCTCCATCCAATCTAAGAACTGTATAGCTCTATCATCTGGTCGCTCTGGTAGCAGAATCGATATATGCGGCTCTTTATCACCTTTTAGCTCATACCAATAATCATATAACTGACCGATAGCCATTCGTATGTTTGATTTCTCTATAGAACTTTTTACTTCTATTATTAGATCATTTTCATCACTATCATAATTCCATACAAGTACGTCAAACATACAAGAATCGTCACAACCTTCGAGGAGGGTAAAGCTAGAAAGGCTATCTAATAATTTATTTGTTAACTGGTTATGAATTCTTCTTTGCTTGATTGTTCCTGAGCTCTTAATGACTTCTACATCATTCTCATCCTTTAATGGGAGTGCTGAGGGGCTTCTAGTGCCTTTCCCCTCTAGAAGTTTCTTTTTTGCACTTTTCCCGGGTGCGCTGATAAAGTCAGGAATATCCCGTCCTACTTGGTCCAAGTCTGCAGCGTCGACAATTCCACCAACCCCGTATAGTTCAACCATGGCATCATATTGTTCTGGTAAGCTTCGACCTTGAACTTCTAGTTTTTTTAATAGGTTTTTAACCCATTCATTTCCATTTATAAGTGGAAACTTAATCTCTGCGTCGAGCGTGAAGAATGTGGGCGTTAAGAAATACTCAGGCTTCATCAATTGATCTGGGTGATTAGCTTTTGGTATTCCTGATGATCTGGCTATCTCGATGACAATATTTCTACGATCTTGTGAGCTTTGCGCTAGAAAAGCACGCTTGTACATAGGCAATAGAACTTCAAAATTATCTTTTACCCACTCGTAAACACTATTACGATATGCTTTATAGAAATGAGTAAAGCCCGTGTGTTTCAAAATCCATTCTGTGACGTTGGGATTCTTAATTATTTTTGCAACATCCTCAGCAACTTCTTGAATGGTTAATCTATCGTAGTCTCGATTAAATATCGCAGCTAAAGCAGGAATTTTCGTGCTTGATAAATAGCCAGCATTTTCACCTTCATAACTATTAGTAATCCAAGATAATTTTGATAAACCATAGAGTTGCTCCGCTGAAATTTCATTTTGATCGAAGACATATTCTGCAACTATACGTACTAATTTATTTGTATCTCTTTGTCTATTTGCCCAATCTACAGACATACTGTAATTCCTATTAAGTGAGTTAACGCTGACAACAGTTGCAAAAATACATGGTGCTATATTTGGGGTGCCAAAATTCGTGATATGTATTTTTATCAATTGATTCGACTTGTTATCTAATTAGTTAAATTCAATCTCTTCAGCTTGTTTTTCGTACGGGTTCCGTATGAGATAGAGGTTTAGAGCACCATGCCTTTACACCTAGATAAATCAGATACAAGCCACCTATAACTTTTATAGCAGTGTACAACAACGGAGACGCTAGAATTACGGCGCCTAAACCTACCGCCGACACTGAGGCCAAAGTGAGCATTGCTGCAACATTGCCGACAACACCTATAAGTGCTTTTGAAAGCCCATATTTTGCGCCATTTTTAATAGACAAAAATATCGCAGGTCCGGGGCTAGCTGTCGCTACAATACATATACCTAAATATATAAAATAGCCCATTAATTTATACTCCGTATATATGCAATCAAAGCATAACGTTCCGTTTAATTGTGTACACCAATAAAATTAAAGTGTTTGTGTAACGCTAAACTGCAACCGCCAACGATAAACCACTTCAATTAAATTGGCTTGTTATGATTCGGATTCATCACCACTTGGGCGCAACTGATGCTGAAGACCTAACAAGAAGTTGCGAAGAATTTGGTCTTTGCACTCTCTATAGTGCTTATTATCCGGCTTACGGAAAAATGCACTGAGTTCATGCTTACTTTAACGAAAATCTACAAGTTGCATAATCTCTAAGATATCTTCCGCTTTCAAGTTCAAAGCAATGCGTAACTTCTGGAGTACAATATTATGAGTTAACTTCTCTTCTGGCTTAGGCTGTTCACCTTCACGTTTACCACGCTTAAAATTGATAAAACCGTTCAGAAATATAGCCAACTCGGTGTCACTAAGTTCAACAAAAGACTCATCGTCTTCTTTTTTTTAGCCAACGAATGACTTGTTCATCTGTCACAGTAAAGTCTGCTAAAGAGAAAATTTCAGTCATTACATTGTCTTTTAAATCAAAGGTATAACGTACACGGGGTAAAATATCATTATTGGTCAAAATAGTTCCTAGTTTCAGGTAAATCCAGTGCTATCAACACGATTACTGGAAGGCTTGGATTTTATCAGATTTACGGCCTGCTCCCTACCAATTGTATCCATTTGAGAGAGAATCATAACGCTTTATTCACCAGCGAGTAATTTGGCGTTGTTTTTATCAGAAAACAGCGACTGAATAACCACCGTTCTCCTAGACAAATTTCGCCTATTCTTTGGACTGCAAATGCTATCCGTAATCATTCCATTCTGATGAACACACATATACGACCGCTATACGAATAGTCCGTCCGACGTAAGCAAACGATTGCCTGAGTGAAGCATGTAGCGTAATATCTCCATCATTAATAAGGAGATTTTTCATGTTTCGTATTTTTGCCCTGTTGCTAACACTCTTTTCTTTTAACTGCTTTGCATCTGTAGCGCGTATTGCCATTGTTGGTGCAATGGATGTAGAAATTGAAGGTATTCTGCCCAAACTAACCAATGTTAAGCACGAAACCATTGGAAACCATATTTTTTATATTGGTGAACTAAATAAGAAGCCAGTCATCGTTACAAAATCTGGTGTCGGAAAAGTAAATGCAGCGCTCACTACAACATTGCTTGCGTCCAAATTTAATGTCACTTCAATTATATTTACTGGGATTGCAGGTGCTTGCTCTCCAGATTTAGAACCTATGGATGTAGTCATTTCAACGGCATTAGTGCAACATGATGTAGACTTAACAGCTTTCGGTAACCCTATAGGCTTGCTTGATGGTTATGAAAATCGAGAATTTTTACCTTCTGAGTCACTGGTTAATCAGGCATTGAAGGCTGCTCATTCTGTTTTAGGTGAAGATAAAGTAACAACAGGAACGATTGTTTCTGGTGACCAATTTATAGCAGATAAGAAAAAAGTAGCATTTTTGTATCAAGAATTCCAAGCTAAAGCGGTTGAAATGGAAGGCGCAGCTCTGGCACAAGTGGCTGACCAGTTTAATATCCCTTACGTTGTGATTCGTACTATTTCAGACAAAGCTGATGGCTCTGCATCACTTACTTATGATGAGATGAAAAATACAACCGCTCATAACTCGATATCAATTCTACTGGAAATGTTCAAATAAGCTTTAGATTAACTGGTTGAAACCGATGCCATCATAACAATTTGATGGCATCATCCAGAATTAGCAGTCCGCCATCCCCCTTCGATTGAGAACTTTTCTTCATCTTTAATTAGATACTTACGCCCATCGAGCCTTTGTTACCAACAATTAGTCAAAATACTGAAAATGCAATGACACATTCTGTCTCTGATTAATTACGTTAAACCACAATTGGACACGTGATAAATCTGATGCTCTAAAATGTTTCTGTCAGATTAGGAAAAGGATGTTGATTCCTTGAGGTGCGTGTCCTGCTTATTCTTATTTTTGTGTTAGCTGCTTATGCCATTTGCTTCGTTAAATAATGTCGTGCATGTGATACTGGATACTGCTCTAAAGACATCTGACATTCATAGCCGAGCTTTTCATAAAATGGTTTGGCTTGAAAGCTAAAGGTGTCCACCAATGAGAACATGCATCCCTTTGATTTTGCATAGGCTTCGAGCTTAGCCATCAACTCACTACCCATTCCAGAACCGCGTAATTCTTTATCTACCCAAAGAAAATTAATTAGTAGCCAACTCCCAAATATTTCGGCAGTTACGCCTGCGACTTTCTTCCCACGTTCAGTAATGTAGTACGCGATTTTATTACGCTCTATTCCATTCAGATACTGTGAGTTATGTTCAACCAAACCATCTCTAATTTCATTAATGCTCTCGTCTGAAGGAGACAAATCTAATTCAAATTCCATACAATTCCTCTTGGCAGCTAACGCCGTGTTAAGGGGCAGACAACGCAGCGGCCAAGCTTCCGCATAACACCGTAATCACAACAAACAACGCATAATAAAAATGCCACGCGTTGGCTGTCCCTCTTTAACGCCTTGTTATGCGTGACTTTCTCCTGACAGGACAGAAATTCTTTCTAAATCTTGGCTTGGAAAATCAGGATCTACATACACATACATACGACTTATTTTTTCTCCTTTAAATTCAAATACGCTACAAAAACGACCAGTGGAAACATTGTTGTCTGGCCAAGAAGTACCATCGCTCATTACACCACCCTCCTGTCCTTCAACAATTACCTTGTTTCCAGCGGTTGTTATTTGAAAGCCTTCTATGTCGTGCCAAATACTTATCAACGAGCTACCAATTCTATTGCCGAACTCCACTAGGGCATTCTTTCCTTTCGCTTGTCCAAATTTAGGAAAGAAAAAATCAACATCCTCTGAAAACAGATCCAGATAACTAGGATCACCTGCGTCTACTTTCTTGAAATACTTAATTACTAGTTCAACTAACTCATCTTTGTTCATGATTATTCCTACGTCCATATTATCTTTACGTACAACAGTTTATTATACAGAACCACTCTACCAAAATAAGACAATCCAAAATAACAGCAAAATAACAGCAAAATAAGCAGCAAAATAAGGACACCCGCTCTAATCAATCTCTCATCATCATGAAACCAGTCTGAGCATTGATGACCAATAAATTTGAACTCACTCGGAATCAGCGGTTGAATCGATTCCCTATCCAGACTCAATCCTCCACGATAATACTCATCTATCATCATCCCGAGAGCATCCATGACCACTGCCCGCTCACAACTCATTTGCCCCGAAGTCACGCCCTACTATCACATCGTCTCCCGCTGTGTCCGTCGCTCATTTCTATGTGGTTATGACCCTTATTGTGGTAAATCCTATGAACATCGCCGGGAATGGGTGGAATCGCGTATTTTCACATTAGCGTCTATCTACTGTATTGGGATTTGCTCTCATGCTGTAATGAGTAACCATTACCATATGGTCGTCTATATCGATAAAAAGAAGGCTATCTCTCTTTCTGACCATGAGGTCATTGAACGATGGGGACAAGAGCATCAACTCCCCCAGCTCATTCAGCGCCTTCTC
Protein-coding regions in this window:
- a CDS encoding LysE family translocator, with translation MGYFIYLGICIVATASPGPAIFLSIKNGAKYGLSKALIGVVGNVAAMLTLASVSAVGLGAVILASPLLYTAIKVIGGLYLIYLGVKAWCSKPLSHTEPVRKTS
- a CDS encoding 5'-methylthioadenosine/adenosylhomocysteine nucleosidase; its protein translation is MFRIFALLLTLFSFNCFASVARIAIVGAMDVEIEGILPKLTNVKHETIGNHIFYIGELNKKPVIVTKSGVGKVNAALTTTLLASKFNVTSIIFTGIAGACSPDLEPMDVVISTALVQHDVDLTAFGNPIGLLDGYENREFLPSESLVNQALKAAHSVLGEDKVTTGTIVSGDQFIADKKKVAFLYQEFQAKAVEMEGAALAQVADQFNIPYVVIRTISDKADGSASLTYDEMKNTTAHNSISILLEMFK
- a CDS encoding GNAT family N-acetyltransferase codes for the protein MEFELDLSPSDESINEIRDGLVEHNSQYLNGIERNKIAYYITERGKKVAGVTAEIFGSWLLINFLWVDKELRGSGMGSELMAKLEAYAKSKGCMFSLVDTFSFQAKPFYEKLGYECQMSLEQYPVSHARHYLTKQMA
- a CDS encoding nuclear transport factor 2 family protein → MNKDELVELVIKYFKKVDAGDPSYLDLFSEDVDFFFPKFGQAKGKNALVEFGNRIGSSLISIWHDIEGFQITTAGNKVIVEGQEGGVMSDGTSWPDNNVSTGRFCSVFEFKGEKISRMYVYVDPDFPSQDLERISVLSGESHA